TGGCGGCATCAATTGCAATTGGCCGAGCGTGAGATCAACGAGGCCAAAGATGATCTCGCTCGCAAACGAGCTTCACTTCGCCCCGAAGACCGCCCGGCCGCCAGCGAGGCGGTCGCTCGTGTTCAGAAGGCCGAACGCCGGCTCCGCTATTGCGAAGACAAACGACGGCAACTTCGTTCCTGGACGATTGAAGTGTCCAAGGTTTGCGACGACTTGCGAGGCCCGCTTGCGGATATGAATGAGCACTGCGATACGCTGCTGCCTCAAGCCGCACGCGAGCTGGGGACGTTGATCGAACAATTGCGAATCTATGCCGAACAAGCACGGCGGAGCGATGCCTAAAGGAGGCAATGTATCTCAAAATTCCGGGGCCGAAACGTGTTGGTGGTGGGCGACGATCTCGTCCAATCGCAATGGTGGTGCGATCGATTGTCGCAGTGGTCGCTGTCGACAATTCCCTGCGCCAGCGGCAAGACGCTGGTCCGCGAATTGCGGCGTGTCAAAGAAGCCCGAGCCGAGTACGATTTGGTGCTGCTAAGTGCGGGCGTTTTAGAGGAAATGGGGCGTGAATGGGTTCAACAAATCGAGAACGACCCAACCATCGGCAAAGTACCGGTTATCCTAGTGGCGGCTGCCGATGATAATCCTGAGCCCTCCGAACCATCCACGGATTGGATTCGGCACCGGTTGCTGAGTTCGGTTTCGATGACCGAGTTGCGTGTGGCGATTGAATCAATCCTAAATAGTAGAAAAAAGAGAGACAGCGTGTTGCCGGACAAACCAGGCACTGATTCGGTTGATTTTGATCGTGATGCAATGTTGCAGAACACGGGTGGAGATCGTGTGTTTGTACGCAAGTTGATTGAGATGTTTCAAATTGAATCGCGTCGCCAGCTGTCGGCCATTGCCGATGCGGTCGAAGCACGCGACGGTCAGATGATCAAATCAGCGGCGCATGTGTTCAAAGGATCCGTCGCGTTGTTTGGAGCGTCTGGGTGTATCGAGGAAGTTTTGAGACTGGAGAAGATGGGCGAGCGAAACGAACTTCGTCACGTCGAAACTCAGTTCCAAGTGGTTTGCCGGATGACTGCCGGATTGTCCAACGCGTTGAACGACTATTTGGCGGAAGAGCATACCGAATAAAACGGTAGGCATGGATTCTGCGACTCGTCCGGTGGACCTCGAAGCCGACGGCATCCGGCTAATCATGTCACCCCACCGCGCTATCGATTTGATTTCGCCGTGTCTCACTCTGCTCTTGCTCGGGGCATGTTGCGGTGGACGACGTCTAGAACTTCGACATCGAATTCAACGAATTGCTACTGCTTGCATTGGATGGCATGCGATACAATATGCGGCATGAAGCTATTGATTGCAGAAGACAATCCGT
The nucleotide sequence above comes from Novipirellula caenicola. Encoded proteins:
- a CDS encoding response regulator; protein product: MGDDLVQSQWWCDRLSQWSLSTIPCASGKTLVRELRRVKEARAEYDLVLLSAGVLEEMGREWVQQIENDPTIGKVPVILVAAADDNPEPSEPSTDWIRHRLLSSVSMTELRVAIESILNSRKKRDSVLPDKPGTDSVDFDRDAMLQNTGGDRVFVRKLIEMFQIESRRQLSAIADAVEARDGQMIKSAAHVFKGSVALFGASGCIEEVLRLEKMGERNELRHVETQFQVVCRMTAGLSNALNDYLAEEHTE